The DNA region AACATGCATTTTAACATCAACATTGAACTTTCAACTTTTCAACCTTGATGTTGTTTTACCTTTGGTGCATGTGTGCACATGCTCAGTGTGTGGCTCAGAATATGCCTGTACACTAATCATGTTTGGATTCATGTTTAAATATTGTCATTTCTCTAATGTGAATGTTTTCGTCTGGTCTTAATCTTGCATGCAGCCAAGGCAAAGGACATGCACAGTACCCTCTCTGAGACACTGcaaggtatgatatttgtgcctaTGATCATGCCCCCAAATGATCGTGTCAACCATTTCATTCACTAACCCTCCTGTCCTAATTGAAATAATCAATTTGTTTCCCATACATGTCATCTAATCACTTGCTTTTGACTCAATTCTTATCGAAGAAAAGATAACTAATCTTAAGTTTTGCATTAGTCTTAAATTAACGTCATAGGAGAGACTACCTTCACACTGTATTTCTAATTATTAATACCAATTAAATAAGTTTCCACTGCCATAGATGCAATGTAAATGAACAAATGTAATGCAAAGCTGGGAAAATAATAATTTCCTTTTTTTTAATGCTGAGCTAGACAATTTATAAAAATAATACTTAGCCCCGCTATGTTGTGATTATACCTCATAATTAAAAGTAAATAAATATTGAAACGCTAACATGATACTATAATGCTAATGAGATTTTACCAGAAACGCTAGTATGATCATTTAAATAATTGCTCATTATAACATCGCTAATGATAATTAATAGCAATTTAACGATGTTACTTCTGGAAATGCAGAAATGAATGTTAATGATTATACTAATAATCATGTAAGAATAGTGGCAATGAACATGTTATTATAACTTAAATACTATTGTTTCCCACATCCTGCTTTCGATTCAATTGCATAATGTATTATCCCACCTCATTTCACCATTCATACCCAGCCCCCATTGACCCGTGGCTAAAGACTGACTCCTGTTTCTTCGCTAGGTAAACTTTCGTCCTATGACGCCGATGGAGATGGTGACTTCGATGTGGAGGATGCTAAAGTATTACTAGGCAAGTTCATCGATTTTACTGGATTGTTATTTATTGACGTGTTTGTGTGataatcagtggaggctggtggtctgtactataggaggatgggctcattgcaATGGCTGGAATGGCAGAAATGGAACAGAGTTAAATGTGATTTCCATATCGTTTGTGTTTGATTCCATTgcagtcattacaatgagcccatcccaATGAGCAGCTCCTCCCACTAACTGATTTGGGTTTTGTTTTGCATGACTGACTTTGGTATCCCGGATGTCTACCACAAGACTATTTTAGTCAATTGTACCAAATGAACTGAACAATGAATCCACAAGGTCTGCATGTTGTGAAATGGTGTCTGGAATTGGATTCCATGCTGACCGTTGTGTTTCAGGCCCACACCACTGACATGACATCCATTTATCAATAGACATGCGCCACAATTACCACAGGGCCAAACTGCTGCATGCTTTAAGAATAACTTAACAAGGACGTAGATGTGGTGTTCTCTCATCTCAAAGTCACTTGTCATGTCTTAAAGTTGCTATTTTCTTTATAAACAAAAGGGAGAGAACTTACTTCAGGAGTGTTTTCTCCAAAGAGGTGGTCCCATGTTCTGATATTGTCTCCTCTGCCGCTCTCTGCCATAAAGACTCCTGCTCTGCTTTGTCGCCCAGACCACTGCCTGTCTGGCACGGCTGTTGTCCCCCTGCTGCTAGTGATAGATTCTGTAGAGTCCCTCTGCATGCTCCTCTCTAGGCTATTCTAttgctatcctctcctctctttagtTTCTAACTCTGCTTCATGCGACCTTAGACCTACATATAGTTTCCCTTGCTGCCTAACCTCGCttaactttccaccctctcctttcctccttttTTCCTGCTCTACCACATCTTTCTCCTCtttccttttctccctcccttcctctctttccttgttTTCCCCTCTTTGCGTAGGCCTGACCAAAGATGGCAGTCAGGAAAGCTCGGACTCCTTCGAGGAGGTCCTGGATATGTTAGCGGAGGAGGGCTCTGATTGGTTTCAAGGCTTCTTCACCTTCCTCTATGGCCTCATAAACCCGTTTGAACCAtttgaggatgaggagggagcagcggaggaggaggaagaaagtgCTGGCACTTCTCAGACTGACGGGGTTCTGGGAAAGGGTTGTGTGATCTTAGGTCTCCACAACCAGTAACCAGTAGCCATATCCCTCTTGGTATGAGGTCCCAACTTGTTTCTCCTTTAGACTTGTTTCCCATTGCTTGAAGAGCAAGCGTTTGTGGAAAAGCCCTCAAAATCACCAATCCCTAGAAGAATACTTTTTAAAGGGTTTTATCATGGCACAGTCAACTCCCCAAGTCTCTTGTTGTAGATTTCCTATAGAGGGACGAAGACTATAATGCCTTCAAGATTTTTGGAGCACTTTCAAATGCAGAATAATGCTTTTCTAGGATATGTGCATTTCCACTGAGAAGACTGCTTGCAATACCCAGCAAACTACGAACTTATGCAATGAACAGTTGCACTTTGCCAACAGATGGTTGTCTCCTTTTTCCAACCACACTACTGCATGCCCTAGGGTCCTAACCACAACCACACTACTGCATGCCCTAGGGTCCTAACCACAACCACACTACTGCATGCCCTAGGGTCCTAACCACAGCACACATTTATCCACTTAGCAGGaattatatttgtattttttttacttgagttGTTCATCATTTCGTCTTAGTTTATTGAAGCTTGTTGAAAGGTATTTTTTTAAGACATTATCAGTGACGCATTCCCTCGTTATGGTATTTCTTTGTCTCTTGTCCGTGTTAGGATTACTATTCATTTTTCATGTTTGTTGGTTTTTAAACGTCTTCAGGTCAGCTATTTGTCCCCGTCTTTCCATTTTTGTCTTCGTCATCAATTTGTTAAACACAATACAAATAGTGTACATTTGTGTCTGGATAAGTAGTGCATTTTTATGTATTGGCCAAGAGTCTGCACCTATTGTCGTCTACTGTTAGATATTCAGAGACCGGCTTGATGAAGGACTTATTACACAGGTGTTAATCATTTCTTTTGTTAAAGCAAACCCCTTGAGAAAGTAGCTTTTGGCTGTTCCTTAAACCAATTGTCTAGAAAAAAACAGGGTTATGAAATATGAGGTCGTTTTGGGAAAGTGTGCTCCCTGTTGAGGATTCCATGCATTTGGAGCCTGACTCAATGGCTAAAATGAGTTCAAGGACTTTTACCAAATTCCACACCCCATGAACATTTTACCTGATTTGAGACACAGAAGATATGGCATTATCCTCATGTCAACCCCAATGTCATAACCTCAACCCCAGATCTCTGAAACAGATCAGTGCTGACTCACACTCACACCCTAAAGAGAGTCACCCAGCTAGATTAGTCTTTAAATTGTAGCCTATAGGTGGAACtcaacagctggagagagaagtTCCAGTCATTTGTAGTTGCATGGTAAAAGGAATGTGTAATCTATGACAACATTCTATGTTTTTTTTGTAAacaaacacaggcttctagtaAGTATTAGCAAACACAAATGTCTGGCACAAAAGGTACAAGGAATAGCACTGTTAAAGATGCAAGAAACCTGCTCAACAAGCTTTTGGGTGGAGCCCATTCAGATTTCATATTGGCTTCAATAATTTAGACTTGACTTGGTGCTCAAGTCCAATGACTGAACAACGACAGTATAGCTACATAACAGGTTCAACTGGTGAGGTTAATGGTGGACTACCATCTATTGTTTTATTTGGTCTTTGGCACCATCGACGGAAGGGTCAATGATCCTCAAATTGAATGACTATGAATCCAAATGTATCGGTTAGGTGTAAAATTCCTTACACAGTCATGTTACACTCACGTGGTCGTCCTTTCCGAGTTGTACATACTCCTACAAGTAATGTGATGAAACCATCAGAATAGGACATATGGGTAAGCACTATGCAGTTGTGCGTGTGTTAGCATGTGTTGTCTATGAGGTGTAGCATGGGCATGTTTTGAGTTGTCAAatattcagatattttttttaatggtCACCTGATTGTTAGCTACTAATGCCATGTTCCTTTTTAAAAATATCAGATGAACCTCGACGCGATCGGAAAAGAGCGAGACACAGAGGTACCCCCCCCCAATTATCTCTGCTGAGAGTAAAACGTCAAGAAGCTCTGAGTAGCTGACTGAGCCTGATGTCTACTTTTTAGATGTGTGAATGCATGGCATCACATTCATGGAAAGCTGGTCTGCTGGTTAGagaacctgtatatcctgctaaaaTGTTGAAAACTTAACATGACTAAGTTGGTGATGATTTCTTCCAGTAGTCATTGTTTTTTCTTTTTCCTATCGACTTAGTTGAAACAGAATCTCCAAAAACAAAGTTCAAGAAAAATAAGGCGACAGAAGGTTCTTGGTCGTGGATCGATGTCCAGATTGCTTTGTAGGTTGCCTAGTTGTAGAATTTTGTAAGCTTTTCCGTGTTTTGCCTATATGATTGAGGTCTGGCtcattttgttttttaaatcataCTGAATTTGCCCCTAAATTGTAACTACACCCCAGCTGCTATGGTACAAATTACTCTTAATACTCCAAAAGCTGTATGTCGAAGGCTTTACTATTAGATTGTGAAAGCTTAGCCCCGCTGGATAATAAATATTTGCCTGTGTGTAAGCTTGCCAATGGTGTCAGTGAAAGCTGAGCGAGGTACAATTACTTCCCTCTATCTGTTATTGGTTGAGCTTGGTTTTGTTCTGTTGTAACAGTTGCTCTCCCCTACTATTGGTAGGCTTTTCGATTCGGCTGTTCCTATTGGTGGTTGAGTACCAAGCAGATACGCCCGTCTGAGACTATAACCGTATTTAACTTGTTGTTTTCCTAAACCTCAGATGAAAATCCAAGACATGCTGCCAAGAGAGAAGCCCAAAAAGGTATTGCATGAGGAACCGTGTGTGTTCCAGTGTACAGTAGACTTTGAACTAAAAAGGTCTTGCTTTAGTTCTAATAACCACATTGTGGTATTTAGAATGTGTATTTACTAGTCGAATGAAGTTTGAATTAATGTTGAATTGAATTGATGAAAATTATGGTTAGGCTTCTTGGTATAAATGCTTGAATTGGTTTCTAGCCGCATGCTCTATTTGACTACCGCTTTTGTAGTAATAGGGTATTTGGTATGAAATAATTGAAATTCACCCTGTCAGTGGTGTGCTAGGTGTTATATTGGACGGCATCATGTAACTGTTGGACTAACTGAATCCCATCCGTGGAGTAAGAGGTGTCAGACCACACCCCTATATACCTTATATTTTGACAGGGTAAATTCTAGCGACACCTTTCTAAAGTGCAGAAAGATGCCACTTGCTGTTATCCAACACTCCCAGTCATCAAATCCAAATACCCAGGGTGCTTTGCAACCTACTAAATGCGTGCAGTGTGATCCTAGCAGCCTGGcggcaattttttttttaaacagctaaACGGTATTCTCGTATCCCAGAACAACCTCTGACCAAAGATGTGGGCTGGAAGCTGAGGGAGGCCCTGAAACAGCAGCTAGCCATCATCCATGAGCGAGTGGAGGCCAAAAAGATTGCCAAGATGGCGCTGGCCGAGGTGAGGAACATCCTggccagggaggaggaagagaaggtccTGGGGCTGACGAGGGATGAGTCGGCAAAGAAGGCCAAGGTGGCGGTGGCAGCTaggatgaaggaggaggaggagaagatagAGAAGGAGGAGTTTGAGAAGGCCTTGGAGAAGATTAGGAGAGACaaagagcaggagaaagagaagggcAAGAAAGATAAGAAGGAGAAGAAGCCAGAGAAGAATTCAGGGGCAGAGGCAGTGGGGCAGAAGGCAGAGGCCAAAAGTAAAGAGGCCCCCAAAGCTTCTGCTAAAAAGCTCAAGGTGTCTGATAAGGGGGTGAGGAAATGATGCGAGACTCTTCACACCTGCACTGATGTTGGTGAtcattctaccccccccccccccgccggtGACAGTGACACAGGATGTTAAAAGATTAATGAGAAACCCCTCCTGTGAGAGGTCTCACTCCAGTTACAAACCTCTGCGAATGGGAGTAGGAAACCCCCTAGTATGCAGGGTGCCCATTCCCGCAATGTATAGTGCATATTGTTTTAGCCACTCCCTGCTTGTGAGAATCACAATGCTGTCCTCTATAGAAGTATGAACTGTTAAGTAAACGGTGTCAAGAGGACCACAAAGTGCTATAATCTTACATCAGAAAGATTGCTTTCTTTAGAGTCAATCTAGAATACATTAGTAGAATTGAACAAGGACGCAATCATTTATTTAGCATTTAGTGGAGATGGAAGTCGTGATTTCATCAAAGGGGAAAAGTATAGATTTGAAAGGATCAGCTGTGTGTGTTCCGTGTTAATAAAGTTGCTGGATACTTGAAGGTTTCCTGTCTTCAAGCGCACTTGTCTCACACGGTTCAATAAGATACTTTGGTGTTACACAAATTGGCATCACATGCATTGTGTTGAAAAGGGAACTTTCTCCCATTTCTACTGGAGCACTCCTCTTTTGTTCTCCTATCCTGATCTCTCTCTTAGCACTGTAGACCTCACTTTTTCACAGCATATTGGAACACAATACAAATTCAGTGTTGAAGCGCAAAAGTAAACCCAAATCAGCCTTTAAATGTTATCTTTTTATTTTTGTCCTTTTGAATGTTTGTTTTCTTAAAGTTGATACGTAATACCTCCTAGATCTCAATCCTAAtgttactatattattactagcCATATACATGAATATTACTAAGCCACCTAACCAAATACAGTATACATCATACAGAGTTGTGGCCTTGGTAAAGGCTCTTCTGAACATGACTTGTTGCCATGTCATCCTCATCCCCCTGCATCACATGTAAAACCCCCAGGACTGAAAGAGAAGGCTACTGTCGTCTTTAGCAGAGAGGGAGCACCAGAGGAGTCTCCTGCAGCACCTGTGGAAGAAGGTACAACTCCTGCGGGtctgcacacacacatgtgcacacacacaacagcatttAATTGTAGTAGATGGCAAAGCTCATAAGAGGTAGcttatgtgtgcctgtatgctcTCTCAATGAAACCCACCCAAAGGAGAATACACCGGTAGCATCGGTGGTGGGCAAATCCCTTGAACACCATACAGATGCCacaaacacatttacatttgaatcatttagcagacactctaccACACTGTTGCATACCTTCTGTACATTAAGAATGTGACCATACTCAAACATAGCCTACTATCTAATTTCCTCATATTACAATTATATTACTTTCCCATGTCAAACGTTTATGCAGTATCCTAATTGCTTAAACATGCAAGTTATTCCTCACTATTTTTATTGAATTTGAACTGGGGGCTGGACTAGACAAAATTATAACTAGAATATCACAAGCTCTCTTTAAGGCTGACTCGCTCTTAAGGCTGACTCGCTCTTAAGGCTGACTCGCTCTTAAGGCTGACTCGCTCTTAAGGCTGACTCGCTCTTAAGGCTGACTCGCTCTTAAGGCTGACTCGCGTTTCATAAAGACTCGATGGTCTTTATGAAACCTTTAGCATCAGTAGAACTGTGTCCACCACCAGACACCCACATGGTGCTGCTATAGCTATCTATGTCAAGAGTTAACCAGTAAAATCATCGTACAAACATGTAGACTCTTAATTCCATATGTCTGCCACCTGTCCAGTCTATACATGTTTCCCCAGAGGGGCTGTCATTGGTTGAGGGGACATAAGCCTCATATACCATTTATCCATTGGCTCTGATAATCTGTTTTTGCCAAATACCTGGCACTGCTGTGTACACGACATGCTTTCACCTACTGTCGATTAGACACCTATACCTGTTGTGACATAATACAAACTAATGTACCAGAGCTATACCTACCATGGTTTTAGTCTGCAGTTTctggactgtaggtctataggttcatgatttatttgagcttttaaTAAAGGAGCATACACTTATTCTTTATTGACACAAACTTAGCAGTTTCTTAAATGTGTCTCAAGGAAGACATTTGAAAAGTTCTGTGCTAGAGGAAAACTATGAAGTATGCCAGGTAATGCCTTAGTTCAAGTTAAGGACCAGGTGGATGGTCTTAACGGTTCCCCTCTGCTCCCTTATCTCTCCCCGCTGCCCCTTAATTCAGCCACACCAGAACACATTGTTGAAGAAGTGATCGAAGCCGCCAAAGCAGAGGAAGCTACTGCTTTcccaccaggtgtgtgtgtgagcttgacAACATTTTCTAAGATGTTTGAATGGATTGTGGCTTGAAATTGTCAAGTTTAAAACGAAAAATGTCAACCAATATTATGGACTCGTATAACTTAGTGTCATGTTCAAACTTGCTTTAGTTGGCTTTGTCAGGAAATCCACGTTATCAGCTAAATTGCTTACCGCTGTTTTTTCCCTACAGAGCCTGAGGAGGAAGAGCCTGAggtggatgaggaggaagagCCTGAGGTGGATGAGCCTGAAATCTTTGAGGAAGAGCCCGAAGTTCTGGAGGATGATTCTTCTCCCTTCGAGGAGCATTCTTTTCCCTTCGAGGAGCATTCTTCTCCCTTCGAGGAGCATTCTTCTCCCTTCGAGGAGCATTCTTCTCCCTTCGAGGAGCATTCTTTTCCCTTCGAGGAGGATTCTGTCTTCGAGGAGGATTCTGCTCCCTTCGAGGAGGATGAGCCTCAAATCGAGGAAGAGCCCGAAGTACTGGAGGATgagccagaggaggaggaggaggaggaggttgttgAGGAGGCCGTACCTGTTGAAGAAGAGGCTGCTCCTGTGGAGGAGGTAGTTGCCACTGTAGAAGAGACCTTCGAGGAGGAGGCTGCCcccgttgaggaagaggttgtagAGGAAGCCGCCCCAGTCAAGGAGGAAGCCGCACCTGAGGATGAAGAGGATGAACCTGTTGAGGAGGTTGATGAAGAGGCCAcacctgaggaggaagaggatgcaCCCGTTGAAGAGGAAGCCGTCCCAGTTGATGGGGAAGTCGCTGCCGTGGAACAGGCTGTTGAGGAAGCGGCCACCCCTGCAGAAGAAGAGGCTGCACCAGTTGAGGAGGAAGCTGTGGAGAAGGAGCCAGCAGCAGAGGAGACATTGGAAGAGGAGGCAGCACCAGCAGAAGAGGGTAAGGAAAAATAATCCAGAACAGAACAATAGGCTTTATTCCAGgtaggcttaatctgggtctAAAAAGTATTGACCCAAAAATCCTTTCAAGTGCTGACGAGTCATTTCTCTTCACACTGCTCACACTGTTGAACGCCAGTGCTCGTGCTGAAGTGTATGACACATTATCTGCTGAAAATAGCTACATGTATGTAGAGAGATCATGCACAGGCCCTTCTCACATCTCATCTTGCGGTAGTGAATAGGGCACTCACTGTCTCCTGTGGGTTTTGCATTGCTTATGTCACCTTTTGGAAAATAATAGATTCAATCAGTTTTTTGGAAAATAATGGTGTTTCCTTATATCCATTGTTGCTTTGCTCCAAAGAAGAGgtagaagaagaagcagcagaaGAAGAAGAGTCTGAACAGGAAGCAGAAGCTGAATCAGAAGAAACTCAAGAGGAGGAAGAgcttccaggtgtgtgtgtgtgtgtgtgtgtgtgtgtgtgtgtgtgtgtgtgtgtgtttgtgtgtgactacGTATGTGCACATGCAagcgtatacagttgaagtcagaagtttacatgcaccttagccaaatacatttaaactcagtttttcacaattcctgagatttaatcctagtaacaattccctgtcttaggtcagttaggatcaccactttattttaagaatgtgaaatgtcagaataatagtagagagaattatttatttcagcttttatttctttcatcacattcccagtgggtcagaagttcacatacagtcaattagtatttggtagcattgcctttaaattgtttaacttgggtcaaacatttcgggtagccttccacaaacttcccacaataagttgggtgaattttggcccattcctcctgacagagctggtgtaactgagtcaggtttgtaggcctccttgctcgcacacgctttttcagttcctgactgatgtcttgagatgttgcttcaatatatccacataatttcccatcttcatgaagccatctattttgtgaagggcaccagtccctcctgcagcaaagcacacccacaacatgatgctgccacccccgtgcttcacagttgggatggtgttcttcggcttgcaagcatccccctttttcctccaaacacaacgatggtcattatggccaaacagttctacttttgtttcatcagacaagaggacagttctccaaaaagtacgatctttgtccccatgtgcagttgcaaaccgtagtctggctttttttaatggtggttttggagcagtggcttcttctttgctgtgcggcctttcaggtgatatcgatataggactcgttttactgtggatatagatcatttgtacctgtttcctccagcatcttcacaaggtcctttgctgttctgggattgatttgcacttttcgcaccaaaggacgttcatctctaggagacagaaagcatctccttcctgagcgctatgacggctgcatggtcccatggtgtttatacttgcgtgctattgtttgtacagatgaacgttgtaccttcaggcatttggatttgctcccaatgatgaaccagatttcttttgattttcccatgatgtcaagcaaagaggcactgcgtttgaaggtaggccttgaaatacatccacaggtacacctccaatgacataattttagtcaaatcagcctatcagaagcttttaaagccatgacatcattttctgcagttttccaagctgtttaaaggaacagtcaaatttgtgtatgtaaacttctgacccactggaattgtgatacagggaattataagtgaaataatctgtctgtaaacaattgttggaaaaatgacttgtgtcatgcacgaagtagatgtcctaaccgacttgccaaaactatagtttgttaacaagaaatttgtggagtggttgaaaaacaagttttaatgactccaacctaagtgtatgtaatcttccaacTTCAGCTGTACCTCCAGATGTTGCAACCGTGAAAGTAGTTTACGTTCATTCTTTCTTcagtgctctctttctctctgtgtctctgcgtctctctctctgtctctctctttctgtctctccctcaactAACTGCAACTGTTGCTTTTCTGTTGCAGAGGAGGTAGATGAATTTGATGAGCCATTTGAGGAGTTCACAGGTTGGTGCTAAGATAACTCAGTCGAATGTTCTAACTAGGAACAGCTTTTCTCTGTTGTATTCCTTCATAGTGGCCATTGATCCTGTTCTCTAATAGCATGGCCAGTAGTGCTGCTCTGTAGTTTACTCAAGACTGTTGAAGCTGTTTTTTAGTTCCAACTGTGGTTTGTTTTGTTTCTACAGAAGAGTATACCGAGGTAGAAGAACAGATTGAAGATGCGCCAACAGGTAAACTTTAACTAAGAATCAACATTTCACAGAATCTACATTTTCCAGCTGGATGTAGCCCTACTGTACTGAGTACATAATcattgtttaaaacttcttatggcggCAAtctcgttaacgggatcgatatgacaacagccagtgaaagttcagggcgccaaattcaaacaacagaaatctcataattaaaattcctcatacatatatgtatcttataccattttaaaggtaatcttgttgttaatcccaccaatgtgtccgatttcaaatatactttacagcgaaagcaccacaaacgattatgttaggtcaccgcaaaatcacagaaaaacacagctatttttccagccagacaggagtcacaaaaagcggaaatagagataaaatgaatcactaacctttgatgatcttaatcagctgacactcataggacttcatattacacaatacatatgttttgttcgactaagtccatatttatatccaaaaacctcagtttacattggcgccatgttcagaaatgcctccaaaatatccggagaaattgcagagagccacgtcaaataacataaatactcatcattaactttgaaagatacatgttttacatagaattaaagatacacttgttcttaatgatttcaaaaatctttacggcaaagcacaatattcaataatctgagcacaacgttcagccacaaaagttaGCCATACAGTTActtgccaaattgtgcagtcaacaaaactcataagcattataaatcttcactttgctgat from Salvelinus fontinalis isolate EN_2023a chromosome 26, ASM2944872v1, whole genome shotgun sequence includes:
- the LOC129823948 gene encoding aspartyl/asparaginyl beta-hydroxylase-like isoform X7 gives rise to the protein MEEPIVEPTRVLEPAMVVEQTEEGKTQLASKNGKKPEGAGGSSFFTWFMVLALLGVWTSVAVVYFDLVDYQGTIGKLSSYDADGDGDFDVEDAKVLLGLKEKATVVFSREGAPEESPAAPVEEATPEHIVEEVIEAAKAEEATAFPPEPEEEEPEVDEEEEPEVDEPEIFEEEPEVLEDDSSPFEEHSFPFEEHSSPFEEHSSPFEEHSSPFEEHSFPFEEDSVFEEDSAPFEEDEPQIEEEPEVLEDEPEEEEEEEVVEEAVPVEEEAAPVEEVVATVEETFEEEAAPVEEEVVEEAAPVKEEAAPEDEEDEPVEEVDEEATPEEEEDAPVEEEAVPVDGEVAAVEQAVEEAATPAEEEAAPVEEEAVEKEPAAEETLEEEAAPAEEEEVEEEAAEEEESEQEAEAESEETQEEEELPEEVDEFDEPFEEFTEEYTEVEEQIEDAPTET